The following coding sequences are from one Halorubrum sp. BOL3-1 window:
- a CDS encoding (Fe-S)-binding protein has product MTPLQAATRETFWTIGPVGKAAFYWLAAVAVLVFLYGVYARFAAYARGIADPRDRLSNLPGRVVTATKTVLSNENQFDGDLYTGVMHTFILWGFLVLLVATTILGIDIDLYRPVTGESFWVGDFYLAYQFAVDAFGLLFVVGVGMAGYRRYRNREGRLWGKHTSLEDDAFLWTLFALGVGGFLVEGVSMVGQPARATETVSFVGMAIATGLEAAGLTAAGAEAAYGVVWWSHSLLAFAFVAWIPYAKPFHMISSFANVVVRDEKAGARLPNVPADLDHTNAESLSDFTWKELLDGDACTKCGRCTDACPADTVGRNLDPRNVILDLKAYRESVSDDPVAGSGDRMATDGGAVPIVADEGGVIDAESMESCMSCMACMDACPVDIEHLTSFTKMNRQLVDEGAVDSNLQDVFQDVMSKGNTFGESQSARGDWADDLDDVDVPDARETEVEYLWYVGDYPSFDDRNRKVARALARLFDEADVSFGILFDDEKYDGNDVRRIGEEFLYLELAGHHVETFADCEFENIVCTDPHSYNTIKNEYPEVDFAEFADDPMMPFDREDPWNPDGAVDVFHWTQVVEELVDEGRLGLSGDELDYTVTYHDPCHLGRYNDEYEAPRELIEATGADLHEMPRSRDDSFCCGGGGGGLWTEHDEEVKPSEERLREAVEDTDAGGAIEKFVVACPMCTTMFEDGRKTGNFGDDVEIVDVAELLIEAVDSTG; this is encoded by the coding sequence ATGACTCCCCTACAGGCGGCCACCCGAGAGACATTCTGGACCATCGGTCCGGTGGGGAAGGCTGCGTTCTACTGGCTCGCCGCGGTCGCCGTTCTGGTGTTCCTGTACGGCGTCTACGCGCGGTTCGCGGCGTACGCGCGCGGGATCGCTGACCCCCGCGACCGGCTGTCGAACCTCCCCGGTCGAGTCGTCACCGCGACGAAGACGGTCCTCTCGAACGAGAACCAGTTCGACGGCGACCTGTACACGGGCGTGATGCACACGTTCATCCTCTGGGGATTCCTCGTCTTGCTCGTCGCGACGACGATCCTCGGGATCGACATCGACCTGTACCGCCCGGTGACGGGCGAGTCGTTCTGGGTTGGCGACTTCTATCTCGCCTACCAGTTCGCCGTCGACGCGTTCGGGCTGCTGTTCGTCGTCGGCGTCGGCATGGCCGGCTACCGCCGCTACCGGAACCGCGAGGGACGGCTCTGGGGGAAACACACCTCGCTGGAGGACGACGCGTTCCTCTGGACGCTGTTCGCGCTCGGCGTCGGCGGCTTCCTCGTCGAGGGCGTGAGCATGGTCGGCCAGCCGGCGCGCGCGACCGAGACGGTGAGCTTCGTCGGGATGGCGATCGCGACCGGACTGGAGGCGGCGGGACTCACGGCTGCGGGCGCGGAGGCCGCCTACGGCGTCGTCTGGTGGAGCCACTCGCTGCTGGCGTTCGCGTTCGTCGCGTGGATCCCGTACGCGAAGCCGTTCCACATGATATCCTCGTTCGCCAACGTCGTCGTCCGCGACGAGAAGGCCGGCGCGCGGCTCCCCAACGTCCCCGCGGACCTCGATCACACCAACGCGGAGTCGCTTTCAGATTTCACCTGGAAGGAGCTGCTCGACGGCGACGCGTGTACGAAGTGCGGGCGGTGTACCGACGCTTGCCCCGCCGACACCGTCGGCCGCAACCTCGACCCGCGGAACGTGATCCTCGATCTGAAGGCGTACCGGGAGTCCGTCAGCGACGACCCGGTGGCGGGAAGCGGAGACCGGATGGCGACTGACGGTGGGGCCGTCCCCATCGTCGCCGACGAGGGCGGCGTGATCGACGCCGAGTCGATGGAGTCGTGTATGTCCTGTATGGCGTGTATGGACGCCTGTCCGGTCGACATCGAACACCTCACCTCGTTCACGAAGATGAACCGCCAGCTCGTCGACGAGGGAGCGGTCGACTCGAACCTCCAGGACGTGTTCCAAGACGTGATGAGTAAGGGGAACACCTTCGGCGAGTCGCAGTCGGCTCGGGGCGACTGGGCGGACGACTTAGACGACGTGGACGTGCCCGACGCCCGCGAGACGGAGGTAGAGTACCTCTGGTACGTCGGGGACTACCCGAGTTTCGACGACCGGAACAGGAAGGTCGCGCGAGCGCTCGCCCGCCTGTTCGACGAGGCCGACGTGTCCTTCGGCATCCTGTTCGACGACGAGAAGTACGACGGCAACGACGTCCGTCGGATCGGCGAGGAGTTCCTCTATCTCGAACTCGCCGGCCACCACGTCGAGACCTTCGCTGACTGCGAGTTCGAGAACATCGTCTGTACCGACCCCCACTCGTACAACACCATCAAAAACGAGTACCCCGAGGTCGACTTCGCGGAGTTCGCGGACGACCCGATGATGCCGTTCGACCGCGAGGACCCGTGGAACCCCGACGGCGCGGTCGACGTGTTCCACTGGACGCAGGTCGTCGAGGAGCTGGTCGACGAGGGCCGGCTCGGCCTCTCGGGCGACGAGCTCGACTACACCGTCACCTACCACGACCCCTGCCACCTCGGCCGATACAACGACGAGTACGAGGCGCCCCGCGAGCTGATCGAAGCGACCGGGGCGGACCTCCACGAGATGCCGCGCTCGCGCGACGACTCGTTCTGCTGTGGCGGGGGCGGCGGCGGTCTCTGGACCGAACACGACGAGGAAGTCAAGCCGAGCGAGGAGCGGCTCCGTGAGGCGGTCGAGGACACCGACGCGGGCGGCGCGATAGAGAAGTTCGTCGTCGCCTGTCCGATGTGTACGACGATGTTCGAGGACGGCCGGAAGACGGGGAACTTCGGGGACGACGTGGAGATTGTCGACGTCGCGGAGCTGCTGATCGAGGCAGTCGATTCTACGGGGTAA
- a CDS encoding methyl-accepting chemotaxis protein: MLGGVAGAVEAIHDLGSEVAEVDDPIDRIAEIADQTNMLALNANIEAARTDVNGDGFAVVADEIKDLSDEVMDAAESAERRIDAIRNRTDASADEVESTGRRVETAAAQVDEAVDALEPIAEYADETNDGIQDISDATEEQAASTEEVVATIDEVASVSEETAAEADTVAAAAEEQSASLAEVSDSVTSLSERAAELSAALNRFEVDATIDGDTVDGTEGSEVGGTAVATDGAGTADDVNAVDDADAGGETDVDGSSPSN, encoded by the coding sequence GTGCTCGGCGGGGTCGCCGGCGCGGTCGAGGCGATCCACGACCTCGGGTCGGAGGTCGCGGAGGTCGACGACCCGATCGACCGGATCGCGGAGATCGCCGACCAGACGAACATGCTCGCGTTGAACGCCAACATCGAGGCGGCGCGGACGGACGTGAACGGCGACGGGTTCGCGGTGGTCGCCGACGAGATCAAGGACCTGTCCGACGAGGTGATGGACGCCGCCGAATCCGCCGAGCGCCGGATCGACGCGATCCGCAATCGGACCGACGCCTCCGCTGACGAGGTGGAATCGACAGGCCGGAGGGTTGAGACCGCGGCCGCACAGGTCGACGAGGCCGTTGACGCGCTGGAGCCGATCGCGGAGTACGCCGATGAGACCAACGACGGCATCCAGGATATCTCCGACGCGACCGAGGAGCAGGCGGCCTCGACGGAGGAGGTCGTCGCGACGATCGACGAGGTGGCGTCCGTGAGCGAGGAGACGGCCGCCGAGGCCGACACGGTCGCGGCCGCCGCCGAGGAGCAGTCCGCGTCGCTCGCGGAGGTGTCCGACTCCGTCACGTCGCTGTCCGAGCGGGCCGCGGAGCTGTCGGCTGCGTTGAACCGCTTCGAGGTCGACGCGACGATCGACGGCGACACCGTCGATGGGACCGAGGGCAGTGAGGTCGGCGGCACCGCCGTCGCGACTGACGGGGCGGGGACGGCGGACGACGTGAACGCGGTCGATGACGCGGACGCGGGCGGCGAGACCGACGTCGACGGATCGAGTCCCTCGAACTGA